In Littorina saxatilis isolate snail1 linkage group LG8, US_GU_Lsax_2.0, whole genome shotgun sequence, a single genomic region encodes these proteins:
- the LOC138974875 gene encoding uncharacterized protein isoform X1, with protein MASPNSGEDTRDNLVDIVKQLYPDALTCTYIVPPVQFTRVPYNTDTVPGTGQEVLVLPSSEQLQQQQGNIQADFAQQHVLHNLQQLGDSGKEVMFVVSELNFKDYLNKPFYAKHTGKLPKPANLPKELRHHGKQGDFDILVIHRLYGILIGEVKAVGKTEASRADTEVVKVIDKAVKQLDKCEVHARHMVSDIAPGLTVRKTLFLPYVSQAQLQRILDDDNNSKLQQAVCQSLGAANTTQAVQLCCCSDQLSQPASYWHVTPAVLSQLSTWWQHRMGCTVDTRLTDQLYLDIVARFVGQATTVSVPCFNNVRVEVRTAGQAVAELGRRLALLVLTLQQLGLMNRDPPRVCITGAPGTGKTVVLVLQGERWLRQGHDVHVLSTRHATLAVSTSITQQLKMSLSAGPTPNLTPGSVSYHQYDFLTREEDVEQAVTDLVACMKNGHLYVLLDEAFFDSSQKPGPAHIRLVSQLAQRVPHLYLWCATVYNDDIPPALQTQVFTVPLRSAPAVLREIQQGVQGYDVVHDYSDSGVPAPGDGLSVIQLSHHGNAHTGRWPLDCAQCGQDIAAVLRRLGVGSIVANSPSRLSYSDVFVLTRSDDLHDDVTDEAGRVTSPASGVVQGLKDAGVPVSVLGDQDRLHNRARWEGAVQDVAVAATDTVTVAWYGWVKGLERRVVAVLQGRAQYDDDEGRTDEKIDLQDRLLAVSRCTTQLITVRTPPVTTTTTPSLTTTTATTTTTHATT; from the exons ATGGCGAGCCCCAACAGTGGTGAGGAcacccgtgacaacttggtggacattgtgaaacagctgtaccctgacgctctcacctgCACCTACATTGTTCCCCCGGTTCAGTTTACCCGGGTGCCTTACAACACGGACACAGTACCCGGTACGGGTCAGGAAGTGCTTGTGCTGCCCTCTAGTGAGCAGCTTCAGCAGCAGCAGGGCAACATTCAGGCAGACTTTGCACAGCAGCACGTGCTGCACAACTTGCAGCAACTCGGAGATTCCGGAAAGGAGGTCATGTTCGTGGTGTCTGAGCTGAACTTTAAGGACTACCTCAACAAGCCGTTCTACGCCAAACACACAGGCAAGCTCCCAAAGCCGGCAAACTTACCGAAGGAGCTTCGGCATCACGGGAAGCAGGGAGACTTTGACATACTGGTGATTCACCGACTGTATGGTATCCTGATCGGAGAGGTAAAGGCAGTCGGTAAGACCGAGGCAAGCCGAGCGGACACTGAGGTGGTCAAGGTTATTGACAAGGCGGTCAAGCAGCTGGACAAGTGTGAGGTGCACGCCAGACACATGGTCAGTGACATCGCTCCCGGCCTGACTGTGAGGAAGACTCTCTTTTTACCATACGTCAGCCAAGCTCAGCTACAGCGGATTCTGGATGATGATAACAATTCCAAGTTACAACAg GCGGTGTGTCAGAGCCTGGGTGCAGCCAATACGACACAGGCCGTGCAGCTGTGCTGTTGCTCAGACCAACTGTCCCAGCCTGCATCGTACTGGCACGTGACACCCGCCGTGTTATCACAGCTGAGCACCTGGTGGCAACACAGGATGGGCTGTACTGTGGACACTCGTCTCACTGATCAACTTTACCTGGACATCGTGGCCAG GTTCGTTGGACAGGCTACTACGGTGTCTGTACCCTGCTTCAACAACGTACGTGTGGAGGTGCGGACTGCAGGACAGGCGGTGGCGGAACTGGGGCGGAGGCTGGCACTTCTGGTTCTGACCCTGCAACAGCTGGGCCTAATGAACAGAGACCCGCCACGTGTCTGCATTACGGGAGCGCCAGGAACAG GTAAGACGGTGGTGCTAGTGCTGCAGGGGGAGAGGTGGCTGCGACAGGGGCACGATGTGCACGTCCTGTCAACAAGGCACGCCACCTTGGCCGTCAGCACATCCATCACACAACAGCTGAAGATGTCGCTGAGCGCGGGCCCGACGCCTAACCTGACACCAGGCAGCGTGTCGTACCACCAATATGATTTCCTCACCAGGGAGGAAGATGTGGAGCAGGCCGTCACCGACCTCGTGGCGTGCATGAAGAACGGCCACCTCTACGTCTTGCTCGACGAGGCGTTCTTTGACAGCAG tcAGAAGCCTGGTCCAGCTCACATACGGCTGGTATCACAGCTAGCGCAGCGAGTACCACACCTGTACCTGTGGTGTGCCACTGTTTATAACGACGACATACCCCCAGCACTGCAGACACAGGTGTTCACTGTCCCCCTCCGCTCGGCGCCCGCCGTCCTTCGTGAAATACAGCAAGGCGTTCAAGGGTATGACGTAGTCCACGACTACAGCGACAGCGGCGTGCCTGCCCCAGGGGACGGGCTGAGCGTGATACAGCTGAGTCACCATGGCAACGCTCACACAGGTCGGTGGCCGTTGGACTGCGCACAGTGTGGTCAGGATATCGCTGCCGTGCTGCGCCGTCTGGGTGTGG GTAGCATCGTCGCCAACAGTCCCTCCCGGCTGAGCTACAGTGATGTGTTCGTCCTGACCAGAAGCGACGATCTACATGATGACGTCACGGATGAGGCAGGGCGGGTGACGTCACCAGCTAGCGGCGTGGTGCAGGGACTGAAGGATGCAGGTGTACCGGTGAGTGTGTTGGGGGATCAAGACCGGCTACACAACAGGGCGAGGTGGGAGGGAGCTGTGCAGGACGTGGCGGTGGCGGCAACGGACACAGTGACAGTAGCGTGGTATGGCTGGGTGAAAGGCCTGGAGCGGCGCGTGGTGGCCGTGTTACAGGGCAGAGCTcagtatgatgatgatgaagggaGGACTGATGAGAAGATTGATCTTCAAGACAGGCTGTTAGCAGTATCACGCTGCACCACACAGCTCATCACGGTCCGCACGCCTcctgtcaccaccaccaccacgccaTCCCTTACAACAACCACTGCGACCACTACGAC